The genomic stretch CCACGCCACTTCGACACCGGGCAATTCCGCCATCGGCGAATCCGGGTCGAGCGCGCTTTCTGTCGGTTCGGCAGCTTCTGCATCGCCCGTGGCCCAGGCGTCTGGGTTGTCCACCGCGCTATCGGGGATGAGATCTTCGAGCGTCGCCGGCGCATTGCGATCCTGCGCGGCTGCAGCGAGCGGCTGGACACCGATTGCCAGCGCCAGCAAACTTACCGTGATGTGACGGATTTTGTCAGTCGGTCGGAACGCGGGCAGGCTTTCCATCCTTGCCGAGTGCGGAAGGCACTGGATTGCGGCGCTTGGTCGCATCGGCGATGAGTTGGTCCTGTTCTTCAGGTGACATTGCAACCCAACCCTCGCGGGTAAGCCGCTCAAGCGGGCGATAGCGGACCTTATACTGCATCCGCTGCGAACCCTCGACCCAGTAGCCGAGATAAACATAGGGCAACCCTTCCTCGGCAGCCCTGCGAATATGGTCCAGAATAATGAAATTTCCAAGCCCCGACCGCGACTTATGTTCGGGGTCGTAAAAGCTGTAGATCATCGAAAGACCGTCACCTTGGCGGTCGGTCAGGCATGCGCCGATAAGACGACCCGGCTCTCCGTTTTGGCCCGGCTCGCGATATTCGATGAGGCTGGTGGTGACGGGAGTGTGCTCCACCATGTCGGCGTAATCCATCTCGTCCATCGCAGCCATGCCGCCATCGGGATGGCGAACGCCGAGATATTTGAGCAGCAGAGCGAACTGTTCTTCGGTCGCCCACGGGCGGCATTCGGTAATGACGATGTCGTCATTGCGTTTGAGGATGCGTTTCTGCGTATTCGAAGGCTGGAACTGGCCCGCGACGACGCGCACCGAAACGCAGGCCTGGCAATCGATACAGCTGGGGCGATAGGCGACGGTCTGGCTGCGGCGGAATCCGATGCGGCCAAGCGCTTCGTTCAGCTGATCCGAATGCTGCCCCTTCAGTTCCGTGAAAACCTTACGCTCGCTTCGCCCCGGAAGGTACGGACACGGCGCAGGGCTTGTCACGAAGAAACGGGGAAAGCGGATCGGTGCCGTCACGGTACTACCGGGTCCTCTCGGAAAATAGGAATCGGGGCTTGTCGCGTTAAGACGATGTTATGCCTGTTCCTGACCGGCGGTAAAAGTCCCTTAACCATGAAACATGGTAAATATCGGATTACTTTGCACATTTCCACGCCAGAGGAGCGCGGATCAGCGATCAGTTGAGTTCGACGAGGCTCACCGCATAGTTCTTTGCCCGCAGCGCCTTAACCAGAGCATCGAGCTGTTCGCGGTCGCGCGCTTCGCATTCGATGTCGGTAATCAGGCCCTTCGCCGGCAGCGAAGTAAAGATGCGCTGGTGATAGATTTCGATGATGTTGACGTTGTGATCGTCGAATTCCTTCATCACCCTGAACAGTGCGCCCGGGCGGTCCTGCAAGGTGACCCGCAAACGCGCAAGGCGACCCTGCCGGGCAAGATCGCGCAGCAGGACATTGGCCAGCAGGCGGGTGTCGATATTGCCACCGCACAGCACCAGCCCGACCTTCTTGCCCTTGAAAAGATCGGGGTTGGCGAGGACCGCAGCAAGTCCTGCAGAGCCCGCACCTTCGACCACGGTCTTCTCGATCTGGAGCAATAGCGAAACAGCGGTTTCAAGCTCTTCCTCGTCCACCAGCAGGATCTCGTCGACGAGTTCGCCGATGATCTTGGAGGTGAACTCACCCGGTGCCTTGACCGCGATGCCTTCTGCCAGCGTGTCGCCGCCGCAGGCCATGTCCTCGCCCTTCAGCTTGGCGTACATGGAGGGGAACAGCGCCGCCTGGACGCCCACGATCTCGATGCCCGGCTTGATCGCATGGGCCGCGGTCGCAATGCCGGAAATCAACCCGCCGCCGCCGATCGGGACGACGATGCAATCGAGGTCCGGCTGGTCCTCGAGCATTTCGAGGCCGACTGTGCCCTGCCCCGCCGCAACGATCGGATCGTCGAACGGATGCACGAAGGTGAGGCCCATTTCCTTTTCGAGCTTGCGCGCATGGGCATATGCTTCGTCGAAGGTTTCCCCTTCGAGCACGACATTGCCGCCGACGCTTTCGGTCTGCATGATTTTCACGGTCGGCGTGGTGCGCGGCATCACGATGGTGACCGGCACACCCAGGCGGGTGCCATGATAGGAAAGGCCCTGGCTGTGATTGCCTGCCGACGCCGCGATCACGCCACGCTTACGCTGCTCTTCGGTGAGGTGCAGCAGGGCGTTGAGCGCACCCCGCTCCTTATAGGCTGCGGTGAACTGGAGGTTTTCGAACTTCAGCCAGATTTCGCATCCCGCGATGTTGGAAAGCGTCTTGGAATGCATCATCGGCGTCCGCACCACAGCGCCGCGAATCCGCTCGGCAGCCGAGCGGATATCGTCGAGTGTCAGCGCTTCGCGCGCTTCGGCGGGGGTGGCAAAAGCCGGTTTCGCAGTCATGGCCACCGCCTAGGTCGTCCCCCTGGAAAGGGCAACGCGAATATGTTTGCAGGGCGGCAAATTGTCTTTAACGCCTTCCAACCATGAATGAGACCGTAAGCTGCGCATTTATCGGATTGGGTGTCATGGGTGGGCCGATGACGGGTCACCTCGCAAGGGCCGGACACAAGGTGACTGCCTACAATCGGTCCGCCGCCCGCGCGCAAAACTGGCGTGATGCCTGGACCGAAGAGGGGCTGGACGTCGATTTTGCGGCGACACCGGCCGAAGCGGCTGCGGACGCCGACATCGTCTTCACCTGTGTAGGAAACGACGACGACCTGCGATCCGTGACGCTGGGCGACCACGGCGTGCTTTCCGCAATGAAACAGGGCTCCGTGCTCGTCGATCACACGACGACTTCGGCCGATCTCGCCCGCGAGCTTGCCGCGCTTGCAGCAGATCGCGGAATCGGTTTCGTCGATGCTCCGGTGTCAGGCGGACAGGCGGGCGCCGAAAACGGCAAGCTTGCGATCATGTGCGGGGGAGAAGCAGGCCCGATGTCACGCGCCACGCCGGTGATGGACTGCTATGCCGCGCGCATCGTGCATGTCGGCCCGACCGGTGCGGGACAGACTGCCAAGATGGCCAACCAGTTCTGTATCGCCGGCGTGCTTGCCGGACTGTCGGAAGCCATTCGCCTGTCGCAGGCGGCAGGGCTGGACCTCGAGAAGACCTACGAAGCCATTTCGGGTGGCGCTGCGCAAAGCTGGCAGATGAACAACCGCTGGCAGACCATGGTTGCGGACGAATTCGATTTCGGCTTCGCCATCGACTGGATGCGCAAGGATCTGGGATATGCACTGGACGAAGCGCGGCGGCTGGGACTTTCGTCCCCGGTCAGCGCTCTGGTCGACCAGTTCTATGCCGAAATACAGGCCGCAGGCGGCGGAAGGCTCGATACGAGCGCCTTGATCAGCCGCCTGCCCAAGGGAGAAAATCGATGACACGCATTCTTGCCGGGCTTGGTGCCCTCGCTATCGCACTGGCAGCGAACCAGGCCCAGGCCGACACGCTGATCGATAACGTCAACGGCATCACTGTCAGCGAGGACGGCACTGTCGTGCGCTTTACCGGTATCGTCATCGACGACGACGGCCGCGTCCGGGAAATCGTGAAGCGCGGCGGGGATCGTCC from Altererythrobacter epoxidivorans encodes the following:
- a CDS encoding NAD(P)-dependent oxidoreductase: MNETVSCAFIGLGVMGGPMTGHLARAGHKVTAYNRSAARAQNWRDAWTEEGLDVDFAATPAEAAADADIVFTCVGNDDDLRSVTLGDHGVLSAMKQGSVLVDHTTTSADLARELAALAADRGIGFVDAPVSGGQAGAENGKLAIMCGGEAGPMSRATPVMDCYAARIVHVGPTGAGQTAKMANQFCIAGVLAGLSEAIRLSQAAGLDLEKTYEAISGGAAQSWQMNNRWQTMVADEFDFGFAIDWMRKDLGYALDEARRLGLSSPVSALVDQFYAEIQAAGGGRLDTSALISRLPKGENR
- a CDS encoding arginyltransferase produces the protein MTAPIRFPRFFVTSPAPCPYLPGRSERKVFTELKGQHSDQLNEALGRIGFRRSQTVAYRPSCIDCQACVSVRVVAGQFQPSNTQKRILKRNDDIVITECRPWATEEQFALLLKYLGVRHPDGGMAAMDEMDYADMVEHTPVTTSLIEYREPGQNGEPGRLIGACLTDRQGDGLSMIYSFYDPEHKSRSGLGNFIILDHIRRAAEEGLPYVYLGYWVEGSQRMQYKVRYRPLERLTREGWVAMSPEEQDQLIADATKRRNPVPSALGKDGKPARVPTD
- a CDS encoding threonine ammonia-lyase: MTAKPAFATPAEAREALTLDDIRSAAERIRGAVVRTPMMHSKTLSNIAGCEIWLKFENLQFTAAYKERGALNALLHLTEEQRKRGVIAASAGNHSQGLSYHGTRLGVPVTIVMPRTTPTVKIMQTESVGGNVVLEGETFDEAYAHARKLEKEMGLTFVHPFDDPIVAAGQGTVGLEMLEDQPDLDCIVVPIGGGGLISGIATAAHAIKPGIEIVGVQAALFPSMYAKLKGEDMACGGDTLAEGIAVKAPGEFTSKIIGELVDEILLVDEEELETAVSLLLQIEKTVVEGAGSAGLAAVLANPDLFKGKKVGLVLCGGNIDTRLLANVLLRDLARQGRLARLRVTLQDRPGALFRVMKEFDDHNVNIIEIYHQRIFTSLPAKGLITDIECEARDREQLDALVKALRAKNYAVSLVELN